AATGGAGGAACTGGGTGTCCAGCAATGCTCACCCGAGGCCGCTGGTCAGGTCTCTGGTTCCAAAACTGGCAGCATGGACCAACAAAAGAAGACTCGAcgcaagaagaagaagaaccGGGAATGTGGACCTAATTGAGCTGAGATGAAGATATTCGACAGCGGAAATATTGTTCGGGTGATTCTGGGTGTGAAAGCCCCAAGTTCTATGAGGACGAGGACTTTTTGATGGATGATGTCCTCGAGATTGGGCTAAGCTCATTCGACGAGCCCTTGTATACGGGTCCACCCCCACCTAAATCAAACAAGAAGAAGAAATTAATgttctttaattttcttttcttttctttttgttttgaaatttaaaataaatatttttctatcttTCCACAATATCGATATCTTATTAAGTCTTGAGTACATGGCCGTTCCCTATCCTTAGGATGTTCAGGCCTTTGTGATCATCCGGAACCCGGGTGATAGTCTGGCAGGGGAGAGTGTAACAGGGTAAATTAGAAACTCctgtaaattcaaatatttgaatttcgaATTTGTTTACCGTCGATAACCGGTCGTTGAACTCGTAAGTTGTGGGTTAGTGACGCGACTAGTCACCGGGCGTCGCATGGATCACTAAGACCCGAACATTCGCCACTCCCCTAATTTAAGTAAGAGTAGGAATAAGTTTCCGAGAGTGAACCAAAGATGTCTAGGACTGCGGAACGTGGATTTTATCAGAGACAGTCGGACGACTAAAGTAGCAGGATGCATATCAAAATTCAGGTAAATATAAGTCCGTTTCCGCTTCACGTGGAACGAGgtgattattatattaaattttgactatCAGGCCCATAGGCCGATAtcttaattaactaattaattacatattctAATGCGTACTGTTCATTCACAAATATTCAAGAACTAATTGTACGAGGCATTGAGAGAAAACGAGGAGCGAGAACCCGCCAACCAAACAGAGAACCAAAAACGAGCAGGTCATCAGCCAAAAGACGAACAACagtacccgatgaaaaaagattttatacaattgtatagaattatatatcaattatatatagactatatataattggatagaaaaaatggcccgatccaattgtatacagtttgtatagaaaattgtatacaattctatacaaattgtatacaattctatacaaattgtatacaattctatataattatatgcaattctatatattgcaaataattatatagaattgtatataatttgtataaaattgtatataattatatagacttgtatacaatttgtgtagaatcgtatacaatttctatacagttaAAATCtaatgtataaaatcttttttcatcgggtactAAGGAAGACCGAACACCAGCTACAGTCTTCATCTGGTTGCTGCTGAAAATTACGCCgaggtaaattataattaattaaggcctataattaattcattaattggccgaattaattataatcaattactTGATATCTTTCCGTTAATCTCACGCAAATAACTAATTCAGGTCGAAATTTATTCCTTTggctgaattaattattaattaaataatttactggaTTCCGTCCGTAAATTCAGGCCCGGGTGATGCCAACTCACTGGCCTGGCGGAATTTTCTAGTCAATTTACAACTCTTGATTctagtcaaaaatttaattataaaataattttaaagttaagtaattaaatttctaaataaaataaattgaagttacaaaaaaacgctaggaattttgataaattaatattgagtAAATTAAAGAAAACGGATTATTTTGTTGTGAGGTAAAATTAGTATATAACAATTGTGGAAAATTAATTGGTGAAAAATTATGagtgaatattaattaattaatgaaactatcgttagaataaattaatgttgaaaatttatattgagaatTTAGTCATCAAAATTCGGGTGAAAAAGTTAATGAAGGTATTGaaagtgaattgaattgaattgagaGTGAGATTGACGTCTTTGTTTGGTGTAGAGCCGAGCACTCAGTTCTTTTGAACCATTGTACTCGGCCTTACTAGGTCAATTCTCGTTAAAATTAAGGTTGGGTTAGCAGATTTATGGATTTCGAGAATCGCAGAAATCTGCCCATCCCAACCTCTAATAAGTTAGGCCGAGTGTCATCACAGATGCCCAAGATGTCTTTCCTTACATCCTCTAAGGCTCTGCATTGGCTCAGCAGGTGAAGGGGAGTTTCATCCTCTAAATTGCATCTCGGGCATATCGAGTCATCGGTAATGCCCATGAGCTTCAGATGCCTCCCGGTAAACCAGTGTCCTGTAACGAGCCCGACAATGATCCTCAATTTGGATCTGTCGAGCTCTACTAGACTGGCACCAAGCGACTTCGATGGTCCTTGAACTAGTGCCCTCGTATGTCGCATGCCTCCGGCTTCAAGCCACAGGTCCCAGAACCTGTCACATGTCCATTGAGCCAAGTGGCTTCTTATAAAGCACAGAGGCACCGGAATTGAACAGACTGGCTCAGGGTCCGTTTTGCAGGCCCCTGTCCTTGCCAATTCATTTGCTATGTCGTTCCCTTTGATACCGCTGTGACCCGGTACCCAAATGAGATTGACGTAGTTGGCGCTCGCTAGTTTGTTAGCGAGTGTGATGCAGTCTCGTACCAGCCTTGAAGTCACCACAACCGATGTGAGAGACTTGAGAGCTGCACGGCTGTCACtgcatatgtatatgtgtttGTTCTTGTGATTTAGCTCTAAAATATGCTTTACACAGGCCCGAATCGCATATACTTCTGCCTGAAAAATAGAGGCAGTGTGACCCAGTCTGAGGGATATCTCAGTTTTGGGTCCGCCGCTATAAATTCCTGCACCTGCTCCCTCTACCCTTTTGGACCCGTCCGTAAACCAGACTAGCCCTTGGGGTGATAGGATTTCATCGCTTCCTTCTTCCCATTCCTGCCTGTTTGGAAAGAGGACTTTGTATTTGTGTCGGAAGTCGTAGCCACGAGAGCCATAGTCCCCTCCTTGGGCCAGGACCTCTTCGAGATCTCTGTTCCGTAGGATGGACGCATGTCCCGTCCTAGCCTTCGTCCACAACCCAACAAAATGCAGTCTCAAAGCCGTTTTCACACCCAGAGATTCTATAGTTATATTTGGGGGGACTACATTCAGGAGTGCCCCCATAGCTAGGGTGGGAGTTGTTTTAAACGCTCCTGTTATACCTAGCAGAGCAAGTCGGTAGACCTTATTTAATGCCTTGATATTGACGTCCCTTCGTATTGCGGGCCACCAAATGACAGAGGCAAAGGTTAATTGGGGTATCAAAATAGCCGTGTAGATCCACCTTACTAGTTTTGGTTTTAGACCCCACGTTGTGCCAAATATCCTTCTACAGGCCCAAAAAGTGACAGTGGCTTTTTGAGCCTGTTTCCTTATATGGCTTCTCCACGTGAGCTTATTGTCCAGAGTTACTCCAAGGTAGCGTACCTCTGTTGAAAACTTCAGCTCAGTGTCGAAAATTGAAGGCGCATTTAACTTATGCTTCCTCTTTTTGGTGAAGAGCACCATCTCTGTCTTGTTAGGGTTAACCTTCAGAGATCTGTCGGTGCACCAATTCTGTACAAGATCGAGTGCTCTTTGCATCCTCCATCTTATCTCTGTTGGACTACTACCTCTGATCATCAAAGCAACGTCATCCGCGTAGCCCACTGAGTGTACTCCTAGCTTCTCCAGCCTTACTAGAAGCTCGTTAATGACTAATAGCCACATGAGAGGAGAGGTCACGCCTCCTTGCGGACAGCCTCTTCGAACACGGGCCCGTACCTTAGTGTCACTAAGTTCGGTTGTCACCATTCTCGAGCGGAGCATATTGTGGGCCCACTCTGTGATAGATTCCTCTATCCCAAAGCGTTCCGCTGCTTCACAGATGGCTTCGAAGGGTGTATTATCAAATGCCCCTTCGATATTAATGAATACTCCCAGAACTGATTCCTTCTGCCGAAAGGCCCTCTCGACGTAGCTAACTACTTCGTGTAGAGCCGTTTCAACGGATTTACCAGCCTGGTATGCATGTTGTGAATGATGCACTGGTGTTCGACTCAGCGCTTCGTCCCTTATATGTCTGTCTACCATCCTTTCCAGGGTTTTTAAAAGGAAGGAGGTTAGACTAATAGGCCTGAAGGATTTCGCCAGGTCATAGCAGCTTTTCCCAGGCTTTGGTATAAAGACTACCCTGACCTCACGCCATGCCTCGGGCACATAACTTAGGGCCAGACAGGCCCTAAATATGTGTAGGAGGTGTTTGCGAAGTGATTCTCCACCCTCTTGCAGGAGAGCCGGAAAAATCCCATCCACCCCTGGGCTTTTGTACTTCTCAAAATTGCCAATTACCCATTCAATTCTGCTGGGCGTTACCACCCTTGCAGCAGTTCTCCAGTCACCATGTCTGGTAACTGTGAGGTTTCTCTCCTCTCTTTGATTTCCTTCCTGTCCCGTCAATTCCGAGCCAGGGAAGTGTACTTCAAAGAGATGAGCGAGTATTTCTCTGTGGTTTGCTGTTGCCCTCCCATCCGAGAGAGTCAGACCACCTAGCTTAACTGTAGGGCCCGAAGTGAAGATCTTACGGAGACGGGCCACCAATGGTAGATCCTTAATCTCCCCACAGAACTTTCTCCAGGCCTCAGTTTTGGAGACCTTAATACACCTTTTGTATTGAATCTGGGCTGTTTTATACTCAGCCCAGTTTTGGTCTGCTCTCGTTTTTAACGCTTTGTTAAGTAGTTTCCGGGACCAGGAACGGAGCCTGCTCAGCTCTGCATTCCACCATATTACCCGCTTGCTACATTTCCTAGTTTTCAGAGGACATGCAATTTCATAGGACTGAACAATGGCCGTTTGTAAATGCTCGACCGCCTGTTCAATCCTACCAGCCGTTCTTAGGGTCCCGCAAGGCTCTCCCAGCCTACCTACTAGCTCTTTCTTATAGATGAATCCAGTCTGTGGCCTTAGGATTCCTATATGTGCCCCCAGTTCCGCCGTTCCTGCTGCCTTCCAACGAAAAGTGAATTCGACGGTGATCAGAAAGAGAATTTTCTTCGCTCACCCGCCAATTCGTGACAGACTGTGCAATCTTATTAGAGCCCAGCGTGATATCAATCACTTCTTGCCTCCGAGAGGTAACAAAAGTGGGCCTAGATCCCACATTTAGGATCTCTAGGCAAGTGGTAGAAAGGTACTCTAGTAATGTTGAGCCTCTTTCGTTTATGTCCGAGCTACCCCAAACCGTATGGTGTGCATTTACATCACAACCTATCAGGAGTGGTAGCCCTTTGGACCTGCAGTATTCTACCAAGTCAGTGACCTCCTTGGTAGGTACATTGGCATCTTCATATGGAAAATAGGCAGAGCCGACGATCAGCTCCGTCCTAGTCCCCTCTATGGAGATTATCATGGAAGCAACGGCTAGATCCCTGGTGCAAAGCTGGTGCAACTTGAGCGCTGTGTGTTTCTTATTGATAAAGATACAGGCCCTAGGCCCCAGCTCTGCATCACCATGGATCAAACAGCCATTTCTTCTGTCTATCCCTAAGACTTGGCCCTTGTAAACCCAAGGTTCTTGGATTAGGGATACATCTGTCTGCAACACCGCCAGATCTCTACTAAGTAATGCAGAGGCCGCTTTGCAGTGTTGCAAATTTATTTGCGAAAAACTAGTCTGTCCTGCAGTTACAGAATCTGCAGCACTGGTTGTCTTATCGCTTTTATTATGGGGAGGGAAATGGGAAATAGGATGGGGAGGGGTGGGGGCTGGTGGGTTGGAGAAGGAAGGGGACAGTTTAGTGCCCATCGTCTTCCTTCTTGTTGGTCTCGGCTATCCCCTTTTTCGGTGTGCCGGACAACTGGAGGGTTCCCGCCAGCGCCTGAGCGAGGGTAGCTTGCTTACCCTGCTTAGTCCCTGACAGGCTCTCTTTGGCAACCGCCTTCGCCTTTGTGGGCCTTCCTCTGGATCCAGATCTTGCCGGAGGCATGGTCTTTTCCCCATCGGAAGTCCCACTCATTATCAGGCGAGGTGGCTTGATGATTGGCCCTACTATCGAGGTCCAAAGCGAATTGTGACGTTCCTCCTCCCTCTCCCCCCCCACCGAGGGACCCAGCAGGTTCCTCAGCTGGAGGAGGTGGAGGCGGAACGACCACAATCTTTGGAGGTATCGGAGCAGTGCCAGTTTCCTGAGCAGCGCCAGCCGCTTCAGTCTCCTGGCCCCGCTCTCCTACCTTTGCCTTTGCCTTTTCCTTTCCAGGAGGCACTGCTCCGGACGTGGTCTTCGTTGCCTTTCTAGCAGCCCCTCCCGAAGCACCCCCACTCGCCCCAGCTGCGTTCCCGGATGTGACCTCGTAAAAACGGGCCTTACCAAGACCGAAGTGGGGAGAGTAGTTGCACCCCGAGAGTGCCGCCAGCGACCGCTGGTCCACACCCAGAACAAGGTGGACAGTTTTACCTACCACCCTACGATCCCAGACCCGCCACATTTGAGTGGTGAGCCCAGGATTTTGTCGTGCCAGCCTGTTCAGGATGACCTTGGTATCCTCAGTGGTACTGAGAACCGCCGTAAGCTTCTTAAGTCTAGGGAGTTTTTCATTCTCCAGAGCTTGAAGAACGAGTCCCCCCCCAGCCTTAATAGCCGGAACAGTCCCCAGCAACCACTGTTTGGCCTTGACATCGGCGCAGGTAACCCACAGAGCTCCTTGGTCCCACCGGCATCCGTCAAAGCACGGGACGGGCTGTCCTGTAGGGACAGCGTCCAGCGCCCTGACTAACGCCTGTGTGATCAGATCACCCGTCTCCTGGCTCAGCAACGCGTCAGGGTATCCAGAAGGCACAATAGCTACCTTTCTGTCCGCCCTAACTGCGTCACCGAAACCAGTCGGTTTGTAGGTCACCTTGCCACGTTTGGTCACTTTTTTCACCTCTGGTGGGGTTTGGTTCTCAGGTCTGGGCCTTTTAGAGCTACCAGTTCCTGAAGAGCCATCCTCCACCGAGGTTACGTTGATGGGGGAAGAAGCGTCCCCGCTGTTTTGCTCCGAAAATTGTTCCCGTGCGGCCAGTTTGGCTTTCCGGGCCCTCTTTTTCGCAGCTCCACTGCGGTTCTTCTTCTTGCCTCCATCCGTTGGAGTTCCAGGAGTCCCGGCGTTAGCTGAGCCTCCCGTGCCCTCCACTACGTCCATGTGGACATTTAGAAGATCGGAGTCCTCTTTCGAAGCCTCCGATCCAGAGTTTTTATTTggtgttgttattgttgtttcCATTTTGGTCCCACGAGTAGTCAAGGAAATATACGGTCACCGCCGGCAGAGCCTGATTGCACAGCGGAAGGTGCATAGATACAATGGGGTTGCACCTGGTGCCCCAAGGTGCATCGTTAGCGACACAGTACCCCTGTGCCATTCAGCCCTCAGCACGATCGCTTACACCTTGGCTTGGGAAGTTGGTCCGCGACATGGCCTTGGTCCCCCTAGGCTGGTTTTTATACCTGCCGGGTTTCCTGTAGCACATGTTGACCAAAGTAGTCGTGGCCTGCCCACAATATCCCTCCCTATCCGCCACCTGGGGACGCGCCCGGTCGGCCCTCAACCTTGTTGTCCGCTCTCCTTTACGGAGATTAGACAGCCCGGGGGTATTGAAAGTACAAAACAAAGTAAAGTTTTAATTAGAGTCAAATTaatgttaagaaaaaaaaaaaactgtgtcTGTGATGTAGGTTCGGTGGACAAAAATTAAGCTAGGTTTAAGATATGTCCAGGGGACACTAGAAATGAAGAAATTGCAGGTTAACGTCCTGTGgtcggtttttaaaaattaggaattaagaaaataaggtttaacgcctggtggacggttttttaattaagtgtGTGGGAGTGTggaaacgtccaggggacgattagtttgtcataaggaaaATTAGGTTGTAATAAGAAATATAAGAATAAAGCAAGGtgcttaattaattacaattgaaataaaaatgtttacataatttacactggtcacagaaattaagagatagaaaaaaaatccgaaatttttaggtgattttcgatatgctgtaactcggtgaaaaatggtcgtataagaaaattgaaaaaagcaaattgtagcctcaagtttctagttttcagatctggacctcaaaattttgtatcatgtacggttccggagtaatcataaaaaaacgaacgaaaaaaaaattttcaaaatttttgctggtctttcaatacctctatgggcgacaataaatttttttcaataattcgaCTGCCTGACTtttctaggaaattttatgccctttaatttggtggcttgaaaaagtctttacgacgatttggcgccgagttatcattgatcaaagcaaaaaagtccattttggctttgataatcaataactccggatgtattggtcgtacagagaatggaagcagggttttgaaaactggaaaatattctctataaggcaatattagtggcatttgatagaaaaattttttttttaacgatattgtttagtaaaaaacaggtcaaaattcacaaatttaaggatattcggaaatcttgctataactttggatataacggatgaacaatgGATATCTTCGTCTTTTTGTCAACCTCAAAGagtcttttttttgttgtatctacaatgatttatcattgtcaaaaaaattcctaaaattttttttaccgccggcattagagttacccaaagcgtatgtttgttaagttgacatttaaagcagatgcagttacagcggtaaaaaaaattttaggaattttttttgacaatgataaatctttgcagatacaacaaaaaaaaaattttgaaaaaaaaaattaaaaaaaaaaaaaaattttgaaaaaaaattttttttttcatttttttttcgataatcgatctttttgatcgaagaaatgaagattatcggtaaaaaaacatttttaaatcgaaaaaatgaacaaaaaccgagaaactaccaattatggtgatttttgacaaaatcacGGCCAGAACTGAGTAcccaatcttgagccaagcatgggccaatataggtgtgtCAAAGCTAGGTttcccagtgctgggccaagtagagCCCCatcgttcaactctggcagctcctgcatGGGAAAATTCAAATCGACTCATATATAGTGAGACAAATCACTTTTTGTCTTCGCGATTTtaaccagcagccaccagaattcgcgggttgaaccctggcttaggctggcctctacaaattttattttactgggACAGAGCAATGGGCTAAaattcttgcaaagcaaagacccgcacttattcaatcACGGCAACGTATGTtaaacttatcaacttacctcacacgcataaaaattttttgttagagcaacaaaaaataagtttagGTAACAAATCGTTATGTTAACATAGGGATTACAAATGATATGttatgataacaataaattggttacaataagtaatttatatgtTGATTCAACAAAAGTGTTTTATTATTGTGTTAAATCCTTCGATTGTTTTAAGAAAATAGTTTagttaaattaacaaatcCCTTTGTTTAAGCAACAGAATTGCTTTTTctgagtaataaatttttctgttggCTTACCAAAAAGTTTGCAATTGGTATAACAAATACTGATTAGTAAACACAACAAATATCTTTGTTAAAGTAACTGACAAACTTGGCAtagtaagattttttttttaattttatttgtggcttACGCAAGCCAGAGCACCTATTTTTGGCCGTATTTTCATCCCTCtgggaaaattattaatattggtCCTACAGATCCGGAAGTCGGGactttttttaggaaattttctCTTTTCGTTgaatctttttttgaatttgaaaaatctttATTAGTTTTGCAGATA
The DNA window shown above is from Microplitis mediator isolate UGA2020A chromosome 1, iyMicMedi2.1, whole genome shotgun sequence and carries:
- the LOC130672801 gene encoding uncharacterized protein LOC130672801; the protein is MVDRHIRDEALSRTPVHHSQHAYQAGKSVETALHEVVSYVERAFRQKESVLGVFINIEGAFDNTPFEAICEAAERFGIEESITEWAHNMLRSRMVTTELSDTKVRARVRRGCPQGGVTSPLMWLLVINELLVRLEKLGVHSVGYADDVALMIRGSSPTEIRWRMQRALDLVQNWCTDRSLKVNPNKTEMVLFTKKRKHKLNAPSIFDTELKFSTEVRYLGVTLDNKLTWRSHIRKQAQKATVTFWACRRIFGTTWGLKPKLVRWIYTAILIPQLTFASVIWWPAIRRDVNIKALNKVYRLALLGITGAFKTTPTLAMGALLNVVPPNITIESLGVKTALRLHFVGLWTKARTGHASILRNRDLEEVLAQGGDYGSRGYDFRHKYKVLFPNRQEWEEGSDEILSPQGLVWFTDGSKRVEGAGAGIYSGGPKTEISLRLGHTASIFQAEVYAIRACVKHILELNHKNKHIYICSDSRAALKSLTSVVVTSRLVRDCITLANKLASANYVNLIWVPGHSGIKGNDIANELARTGACKTDPEPVCSIPVPLCFIRSHLAQWTCDRFWDLWLEAGGMRHTRALVQGPSKSLGASLVELDRSKLRIIVGLVTGHWFTGRHLKLMGITDDSICPRCNLEDETPLHLLSQCRALEDVRKDILGICDDTRPNLLEVGMGRFLRFSKSINLLTQP